In a genomic window of Glycine max cultivar Williams 82 chromosome 13, Glycine_max_v4.0, whole genome shotgun sequence:
- the LOC100811852 gene encoding uncharacterized protein isoform X1: MVSENDEMPIGWPFGLGFLNMRFRDAESLPAAPVEPHSMHIPSTSFSSFSSSNLDTESTASFFQDNSVSLGHLIGLRPGEKGRLYFPNTLRLEETEKKKTLANCSCSDDASKVKEVDMSRGICIPILLEALLKISKCKKSSSN, encoded by the exons AATGATGAGATGCCTATTGGATGGCCATTCGGTCTTGGCTTCTTGAATATGAGATTTAGAGATGCAGAGTCCCTCCCAGCTGCCCCAGTAGAGCCACACTCAATGCACATTCCATCCACCAGTTTTTCCTCATTCTCATCCTCCAACCTTGACACTGAG TCCACAGCATCTTTCTTTCAAGACAACAGTGTATCCCTTGGCCATCTAATTGGATTAAGACCAGGTGAGAAGGGACGCTTGTACTTCCCAAACACACTAAGATTAGAAGAAacggagaagaagaaaacattAGCAAATTGTTCATGTTCTGATGATGCCTCTAAAGTAAAAGAAGTGGATATGTCTCGTGGCATTTGCATACCTATACTACTTGAAGCCCTGCTCAAGATTAGCAAATGTAAGAAAAGTTCAAGTAACTAG
- the LOC100811852 gene encoding uncharacterized protein isoform X2: MPIGWPFGLGFLNMRFRDAESLPAAPVEPHSMHIPSTSFSSFSSSNLDTESTASFFQDNSVSLGHLIGLRPGEKGRLYFPNTLRLEETEKKKTLANCSCSDDASKVKEVDMSRGICIPILLEALLKISKCKKSSSN; this comes from the exons ATGCCTATTGGATGGCCATTCGGTCTTGGCTTCTTGAATATGAGATTTAGAGATGCAGAGTCCCTCCCAGCTGCCCCAGTAGAGCCACACTCAATGCACATTCCATCCACCAGTTTTTCCTCATTCTCATCCTCCAACCTTGACACTGAG TCCACAGCATCTTTCTTTCAAGACAACAGTGTATCCCTTGGCCATCTAATTGGATTAAGACCAGGTGAGAAGGGACGCTTGTACTTCCCAAACACACTAAGATTAGAAGAAacggagaagaagaaaacattAGCAAATTGTTCATGTTCTGATGATGCCTCTAAAGTAAAAGAAGTGGATATGTCTCGTGGCATTTGCATACCTATACTACTTGAAGCCCTGCTCAAGATTAGCAAATGTAAGAAAAGTTCAAGTAACTAG
- the LOC100306493 gene encoding uncharacterized protein LOC100306493, producing the protein MASVATKQQEGEKPAKRKPVFTKVDQLKPGTNGHTLVAKVLSSNTVLQKGRPSSSHNIRPTLIAECLIGDDTGTIIFTARNEQVDIMKTDNTVILRNAKIDMFKGSMRLAVDKWGRIEVTDSAKFIVKEENNLSLVEYELVNVVEE; encoded by the exons ATGGCTTCAGTAGCGACTAAGCAGCAAGAGGGTGAGAAACCGGCCAAGAGAAAACCGGTTTTCACCAAAGTGGATCAGCTGAAACCGGGAACCAACGGTCACACTCTGGTTGCAAAGGTGTTGTCCTCCAACACTGTGTTGCAGAAGGGACGACCCTCTTCTTCGCACAACATTCGCCCCACTCTCATCGCCGAGTGCCTCATCGGCGACGACACCGGCACCATCATCTTCACCGCGCGCAACGAACAAG TTGACATAATGAAAACCGACAACACTGTGATTCTTCGTAATGCAAAGATTGACATGTTTAAGGGATCAATGAGGCTTGCTGTTGACAAATGGGGCCGCATTGAGGTCACTGATTCTGCAAAATTCATAGTTAAAGAGGAAAACAACCTATCTCTGGTTGAATATGAATTGGTGAACGTGGTTGAGGAGTGA
- the LOC100812399 gene encoding protein DEHYDRATION-INDUCED 19-like, translating to MDSDFWTSRLAAAKRQYTLQHHHPNSHLDRLGIDDFDMEEEVRPDFPCPYCYEDFDIASLCSHLEDEHSCESRVTICPICSDKVARNMLSHITLQHGHLLKLQRRRRLRRVAIPNSQTLSLLGRDLREAHLQVLLGGGGGGGYRSNSVAAAVSNAAATDPFLSSFILNFPACEAEEISKSVVTSAENSSAKNATPEHIWKSSFGPSLSTEEREKRMRQAAGRSGFVQELFLSTLLGE from the exons ATGGATTCTGACTTCTGGACCTCGCGTCTTGCCGCCGCTAAACGCCAATACACGCTTCAGCATCACCATCCAAACTCTCACTTAG ATCGGTTGGGAATCGATGATTTtgatatggaagaagaggtgaGACCCGATTTCCCTTGCCCCTATTGTTATGAAGACTTTGACATCGCGTCTTTGTGTTCTCATCTTGAAGATGAACATTCTTGTGAATCAAGAGTCACG ATTTGTCCTATATGCTCCGATAAAGTTGCACGGAACATGTTAAGTCACATAACGCTGCAACATGGGCATTTATTAAAG TTACAGAGAAGGCGCAGGTTAAGAAGAGTTGCTATTCCAAACAGTCAGACATTGTCCCTTTTGGGTCGAGATCTTCGTGAGGCTCATCTACAGGTGCTTCTtggtggtggaggtggtggtggataCCGGTCAAATAGTGTAGCTGCAGCCGTATCTAATGCTGCTGCTACTGATCCATTCCTATCCTCATTTATTTTGAACTTCCCTGCTTGTGAAGCtgaagaaatttcaaaatctgTGGTAACAAGTGCTGAGAATTCTTCTGCCAAAAATGCGACGCCTGAACATATTTGGAAATCAAG TTTTGGTCCCTCCTTGAGTACTGAAGAGCGCGAGAAACGGATGAGACAAGCTGCTGGGAGATCTGGTTTTGTGCAGGAACTGTTTCTTTCAACTTTGTTAGGTGAATAA